In Sinorhizobium mexicanum, the DNA window CGGTATCCTTCTCAGGCAGGCCGAAAAGCCGCTTCAACGTCCAGCAGACCCAGAAGTCCTTTTCGATGATCGTATTGGCGACTCCTCGGCCAGCGCCTGTTTCGCCAAAGAGGGCTGCCCGATCCCCGGCTGGAAGAAGAGCTACCTTATCCATCGATCTCACCCGACGCCGCATTGGCGATCGAAACAAGCGTCGGCCGCATCCAGGCGGGAGCTTGGACCGCAGTCGATGCGAGCTTCTTCTTGTCGCTGACCGAAAGACGACGGGCCGCGATCTGCGCAACGTCGCGGGCACGTACCGCCCCCACGTGACGAAGGGCCTGTACGACTGTGCCGGCCGCGCTACCCGGAGCGATCAGATGCTTGGGCGAGGCGTGACGCAGATCGACCACGCGCTTGCCCAGTACGACACGGCGGGAGGGGCCATCGGTCAGATAGATGCTCTTTGCCGGAACCTGAGTGGAAAGACCGAGCGCGTTCGCTGCACGCGCACCCGCGATCTGCACATGGGATCCAGTCTCCCGCGCCAATGCTTGCGCGACATCGTCGGGAGTCGGCGAAAGGGGACCAAGTTGCGGATGGACCTTCGGGAAGTCGTACAGGCCTCGCGCTAGGCGCCGAAGCTTTCCAGCCTTGACCAGTCGGGAGAGCGCCTGGTCGACCGCCGCGCGTTCAGCCACATCCAGGAAGTCGCTAGGCGTGAAAACCCCACCACGCCCGCGTGCACGGGCGCGCCTCATGATCTGATCCGGTACTGAGGTCGCAGTGGTTTTCATATGTCAGAAAATAGCCCACATTTTTCTGACATTCAAGGTCGGAGTGTTGCGCGATCTGAAGCGAGGCGAGAACCTACGCTCTGGCTTGTTTGGAACGCATCGAAAATCTATCCAGAGACATACCCCGCTGCCCAAATCGACGATGAAGCCAGTTGTCGAGGAAGTATGGTTTTACATGGCGATCAAGATCGCTACCTCGCCAAGCCCGAGGAAAGAAGTTTTTCGACCCGCGCGCCAATTGCCGGAAACATGAATTTCAGAAAAGGCAGCGTCTCGGGATCTGGCAGAAAGCGCTCCTTACCATCCAGGATCGCCTGTCGCATGACCTGTGATCGTTTCGCCCATTTTCCTTTTTTTCCTGGGCTTTTATCAGATCATCGCATTCGTCTTCTCGAAGAGCAAAGCCATAGTCAGCGCGTGTTCCGAGTATGCGAGCGATCCAGCGCCTGGATGCAGGTCATCCAAACAATCGATTTACGAATTACCGGACATGCTTCATTAGAGGAGCATCAATTGACCGAAATCAAGCACACAACACCTGCTGCCGGCGACTTTCTTCGTCATTGGGGAGGAAACGGACAACGTGTCGAAATCAATCCAGCGAATGATTCCAGACGGCGCCATTTTTCACTTCGTTCCTACAGACAACTATGGCTGACAACGTGCCTCGAGTCCTCAGTTTCATCCACTTAAATCGAGAATTTCATCAGGTCTTCCATGCCGAGAGAATTTCGAACTGATATCCAGGCATTGCGAGGTCTGGCTGTACTGCTGGTTGTCGTTTATCATGCCCGTGTCGAGCCGTTTGCAGCGGGTTATCTTGGCGTTGATATTTTTTTTGTGATTTCGGGCTTCCTGATCACAGGTCTCATCAAGACGCAGCTTGAGCAATCACGCTTCAGCTTTTGGGAATTCTATTATCAACGTGCGAAACGTCTGTTGCGGGCGGCCTATGTCGTCATTGCGCTCACAACGATCGCTGCGCCCTTCTTTCTGTCAGACGTCGGCCTGCGGGAGTTTCGTACTCAGGTCCTCGGGGCGCTTACATTTACAGCCGGTATCGTTTTTTTGGTTTCAGTCGGACTATTTTGGCGGAGCCGCCGAAACGAAGCCCCTTCTGCATTTCTGGTCGCTCGCTGTCGAAGAACAGTATTATCTGCTGCTTCCTGCTTTCTTGGCTTTGACTCCCAAGAGATGGTGGCTCACGGGAGTTAGTTCGCTCCTCGTTGCCAGCGTCGTGCTATGCCTTTACGTGGCTTCTCGTGACCCATCCGCTGCATTTTATCTTCTACCGACCCGATTTTGGGAAATAGCCATTGGTTCGTTCGGGGCTTTGCTTCCCGGCAGCCCTCGCGTGCTGCCAAGCTTGCGGCGCTGCGCCTCCCGGCGCTCACGCTTCTCCTTGTTATTCCCGTTGCCCCTGTTGGCTCCCAGCACCCTGGCGTGGATGCAGCTTTGGTTGGTTTGGGAACCCTGATCCTCCTGCTTGCACCCAGCAGGAATAATGTGGCAGTTCGAGGCATGGCGAGGATTGGGGACATCTCGTACTCGCTCTATCTGATCCATTGGCCCGTGCTCGTCTATGTGAGGGCTGTTTGGCTGGCAGAGCCGCCTGCGCTTGCGATCTATGCGGCAGTTGCTTTCTCTTTTGTTGCGAGCTTAGCTCTTCACCGTTTCGTGGAGGAGCCGTTTCGGCAGGGGCTCGTCATGTCTCGCAGGAGGATGGCCTCAGGCCTGCTCGCCGTATCGGTTTATTCTCGGCTTCGCACCCTCAGTCGCAATTGCCGAAACCCAAAGTAAGGTCGACTTTGCTGAGATCCGACGCATCAATTACGGCTTGGGAAGCGCATGTGTTTTCAGTCCCGGATCGCCTCCTCAGGGTATCCCGGAGGCTTGCCAGACGACGGGACAGGCCGCGATTTGCTGGTCTGGGGCGATTCATTTGCGATGGCACTGGTTCCCGGCTTGGCTAAAACAGTCGGAGAAGCCGGACTGGCTCAGCTCACCATGAGCGCATGCCTCCCCGCCATTGGCGTTGCTGCCTTCTCGAAGAGCTCAACAACCACTCCCTATTACCCCCGTGCCTTTGGCATGGACTGTATTCGCTTCAATGACAGTGTTCTGGACATCCTGAAAAATCGCCCCGGAGGTGAGCACCGTCGTCATTTCAAGCCCATTTGCCACCGCCGTATCGAAGGACTTTATGCTGCTCAAAAGGAGTAATGATACTTTCGCGGAGGTTGAAGCTTCGGTAGATGGAGCCGCCGAGGGTATCAAGTCTCTCGTCGAAGCTGTTCGCGCCCTGGGCAAGCGAGTGGTCGTTGTTGCTCCTCCGCCAGTCGCAAGTTTCGATATCGCCGATTGCCTTGAGCGAAAGGCAAGGGGAGGTGTTATGCTCGGGCGCTACAGTGATTGTAAGATACATGTCAGCGATTATCGCCGGATGCGATCGCGCACGCTCGAGTTCTTGAATCAAGTGGCCTCGAAGGCTGACGTAGAGGTTGTCTCTTACCACGACTTTCTCTGCGACGACATCACATGCAAGACCGAGATCGACGGCAAATTCCTTTATCGAGACAGCGGTCATCTTTCCTATGAAGGTTCCGAGATCATCGCTCGAAAGACGAAACTTGCTGAGAAGCTCATCAGGGCTGCTCGGTAGAGCATGATCCACAAATGGGTTCGAATCATCCAGCTCGTGATCCGGCCCGGTGCTCGTCCTCATGGTTGCGTTGACGTCTTTGGAAGTCAGAACGAGCCCTTGAGCCCGAAGGAGATCGAGATCGCCTCGAAATTCGCCCCGCCTCATCCTTCGTCCACGGGAGGCGGGTTCCGTCCAACAGGTCCCGTATTTCCATCTTGCCGCGGTTGTGAAACACGCGCTCGAACGAACCGGACAGATAAAGCGAAGCACCTGGCGTCAATGCGTAATTGACCGCAACCGTGGCGCCAATCGCCGGCGCCGGATCCATATCGTCAGATAACGCCGGGCCGCCGAGGTGGTCCGTCGATGTCCCTGATACCCAAGCTCAAGCCGCCCTGAATGCCGCCGCGGATCCTGAGATCGCCGATGGCCTGATGGCCGCTCAGGCCGATGAAGCTAACCGGAACCTTTTGCCGATAGCTGTTTCTAATTCCCGGTCTGCCCATACAACGGGCTGATCGCGGAAGCCATCCTCGCTCGAATGGGTGCCCGATCCGCCATAGGCTGTCCACTGAATGTCAGTGTAGCGCAAACCGGCGCCGATCGTGATACTGCTGGTCTCATTGCTGTAGATGATCCGATCCAATTCGATTGCTCCGGCGACATAATGATCGGTGTTGGGGTGGGTTGAGCGATCGCTCCAGTCATCGTGCCCAGGACTCAGCCAGTCGGTGTCGACCATATGACCAGGTGCCGCCGGTGCCGAAGTTGACGCTGCCCTTCACGCTCCCGGTCGTCGTCGATCTGCGCGTCTGCACCGGCGGTGAAAAGGGTGATCCCCTTGCTCTCCCAGTTCAGCTGACTGCACTTGTGGCCCTTTGCGCTCCCCAACCCGAGTTTGTGCACGACTGTGAGCCGTTGTAGACAAATTCCTGGGCCTTGATGTTAGTAAGGCCGATTCCGCCGAAAGCGATGAAAGTGCCATTGTCGGAGGAAAACAGAACGTCGTGTGCGGCAGCGAGTGACGGAGTGGCCACCAAAAAATAGGAATTGACTGCGGATCCGGCGATGACGCGCCTTGATCAGCTGACCACGTGTTTCGTCCACCGCCTCCGTGTCGAGCCTGAGCTTCCACGCCTCTAACGCTCTTGTGGGGCATTAGACTTGCGCTCAGCGCACGCCACCGCCGTTGATGGAACCGCTTCGCGCTGCCGCCGAGCGGCAGCCCG includes these proteins:
- a CDS encoding omptin family outer membrane protease, whose protein sequence is MVDTDWLSPGHDDWSDRSTHPNTDHYVAGAIELDRIIYSNETSSITIGAGLRYTDIQWTAYGGSGTHSSEDGFRDQPVVWADRELETAIGKRFRLASSA
- a CDS encoding DUF6088 family protein, translated to MRRARARGRGGVFTPSDFLDVAERAAVDQALSRLVKAGKLRRLARGLYDFPKVHPQLGPLSPTPDDVAQALARETGSHVQIAGARAANALGLSTQVPAKSIYLTDGPSRRVVLGKRVVDLRHASPKHLIAPGSAAGTVVQALRHVGAVRARDVAQIAARRLSVSDKKKLASTAVQAPAWMRPTLVSIANAASGEIDG
- a CDS encoding acyltransferase family protein — translated: MPREFRTDIQALRGLAVLLVVVYHARVEPFAAGYLGVDIFFVISGFLITGLIKTQLEQSRFSFWEFYYQRAKRLLRAAYVVIALTTIAAPFFLSDVGLREFRTQVLGALTFTAGIVFLVSVGLFWRSRRNEAPSAFLVARCRRTVLSAASCFLGFDSQEMVAHGS
- a CDS encoding acyltransferase family protein, with the translated sequence MGNSHWFVRGFASRQPSRAAKLAALRLPALTLLLVIPVAPVGSQHPGVDAALVGLGTLILLLAPSRNNVAVRGMARIGDISYSLYLIHWPVLVYVRAVWLAEPPALAIYAAVAFSFVASLALHRFVEEPFRQGLVMSRRRMASGLLAVSVYSRLRTLSRNCRNPK
- a CDS encoding SGNH hydrolase domain-containing protein, whose translation is MSTVVISSPFATAVSKDFMLLKRSNDTFAEVEASVDGAAEGIKSLVEAVRALGKRVVVVAPPPVASFDIADCLERKARGGVMLGRYSDCKIHVSDYRRMRSRTLEFLNQVASKADVEVVSYHDFLCDDITCKTEIDGKFLYRDSGHLSYEGSEIIARKTKLAEKLIRAAR